The genomic segment tatatatatatatatatatatatatatatatatatatatatatatatatatatatatatatatatatatatacaatatatgcacatgtatattgtgtatatatatatatatatatatatatatatatatatatatatatatatatatatatatatatatatatatatatatatatatatatatatatacacaatatatgcacatgtatattgtatatatatatatatatatatatatatatatatatatatatatatatatatatatatatatatatatatatatatatattatatataaaatacatatatatatatatatatatgagatatatatatatatatatatgatatatataatatatatatataacatatatatataatatatatatatatatatatatatatatatatatatatatatataatatgtatatgtatattgtatatatattgatttatttattcattgtacgacatatataaaatatatgcacatgtatattgtgtatatatatatatgaatatatatatatatatatatatatatatatatatatatatatatatatatatatatatgtacatatatatatatatatatatatatatatatatatatatatatatatacatatatatatacatatatatatacatatatatatacatatatatacatatatatgtacatatatatatatatatatatatatatatatatatatatatatatatatatatatatatatatatatacacatgtgtgtatatatgtgtgtatatatatgtgtatatatatgtatatatatgtgtatatatatgtgtatatatatatatatatatatatatatatatatatatatatatatatatatgtatacataatatgcatatgtatattgtatatatatttatttatttattcattgtatgacatatatttatatatgaaaatatcatATGTCTAGATCATTTTCTTTGAAACAAATATCAAATGTTCACATTATCCATTCACTTAGTTTCAATATACCACAATTTATACATGAACCAGGATATTTATCATACAAAAGATATATGCAAACCTATGTCGCATAAACGTAACTGACATGTACCTGACATATCACCCATACatctttgacatatatatattcgaaaactAAAAGgcaaatgaatatatcaatatgaaGAGACAAGGTGAAAAACTGATGTAATATGTCACATAAGCACGTGAAAATCAGTGCTACATACAGGTAAAGTTCCTCTAATTAATGAGTCATATTACAAGCCCAATGTGTATGCCAAACACTACTATATGATAAAGGCTATTCAAACTGTTTAAATCACCGTAACATACATTGGCAGAGGAAATGGttgttatatacatgtgtaggaCACGTTGCGATGCCCACCTTAACTTATGATTGTAACTGGAGAAATGCAGATCTGTGTGTTCTTAATGTGAAACGAAAGGTATGAACATGTTTTCGCCAGTGAGATGATGACTGCGAGATAATGCCTTGGATATGTTCCTATGAAAATGCCATTCTACTGCTAGGaaacagataaaaatgaataaaaagaggatGGTAAgacaagaggaaaaaagagaagacaaagatccAGAAAAGGGCATTGAAAAGAAGTCACTTTAAAAGCTAAAAAGACAATAGaaaaacggaaggagagagaaagaaaacgtcaaagacaactaaaaatataataataatacaagaggTATCAATTCTAAGCCATAATGTAACAAAGGAAAACCACTCCTTGTCACGGAAATATAAGGCTTAGCTCGTgcggaattcatgttgaacaaattgcaataggaacagcgaagggaagaacaagctAAGACCTTTAAAAGCAATACAGCAAAAGGGCCTTCGGCGAATTCGTGCGTTTTCCCGTTCTTCCCGTTGTTGCTCCTTTGCAAGGCTTAACACCCTCCATAGAGTTCAAAAGCTTACGTATCTAATGGACTGTGAGTCATCTTTACAGTAAATGCCTTATTTGCAGACAGCTTATTCATTACGTTAAGCTCCCCATCTGGATTCACAAGAGCCATATCGGACAGATGGACGCGGCGGAGACTTCAGGAGAAAGGAACCTCTTCTGGAATACCATCATCCTCAACGTGCATCCTCGCTTAGAAGAAGGAGTAGGACTCTTCCTCGGTGCCAGAAAGTGCATTCGAGCCCGGGATGCGAATGCCAACGACCTCCTGCACGTCGAACGGACATGGATACATCTCCTTGCATGTGCCTCGTCCTCCGTACACCTCGCTGTCCGGTCTCTGCCACGTGTGGTTCGAGTTCCTGCAGGAGAAGGTAAGTTATTGGAGCTGTgataggtagggaaagagaggactTTCATATGTAAACAAAGGGTAATTTGGAGCaaataattttaaataaaaaGGTACGTCAAAACAGAAAATGAGGTTTTGAAAattggttatatatttattttgggtCTATAACTTTGTTAAACACAACCAAGGAGAGCCCAAGAAGCTAATACAGAGTGGGGTATGAAACAACATACCCATCAATATATTccttacaaataaaacaaaatcgccatcatcattagcattatcaaaaccGTCCATTACCCCCTTAAGGAATACTGAGTGCCCTATAGTGCTAATTTCCCCTTATAATCACAGAACCAAATCCAATAGCACCCCATAGACCTTTTTCCCGCTAAATAGCAGTTCATAAGCCCTAAAAAAACGCTTACCTGAACCACGACGCGACGAGGCTCTCAAGGTAGTAATCATGGTCTCGGTTTGCCCAGGCGTCTACATCACACACGAACTGCAGAGGACAATCCAGCAGGTACGTTGACATCTCGGCCTGTGGGGAAGAAAGGGATCGTTAGTCAGGCGCGGTTGGCGTCGTTATAGTGACGCGATGATGACCAGTGACGTAATATTGATGTGATGATgaataaaacaacagtaatgcGATGGCGAATTGTGGCTTAATAGCGTCGGGATAGTGACTTGATGATGAGTGTCGTAAATGTGACGTTCTAGAGACGTAATGAATATCGTCATAAGGTATTTTGAGTAATGGGTGTTAGAAAGAAAGGttgattatcgttatcaaaatTTAAATACAGCTTTCATTGTTGGTTGTGTTGCATCATGGTTACtcccattactattttcatccttcCTATAATCTGCAATAATAatactcccttctcttcctttcccatttaaTACCTGAAAATGGAGTCAAAGAGGATTGCGAAGCTGTTGCCCCTTTTTCTACcaataaatagtaaaaatgatgttgCATAGCATAGTCAtagtgattataaaaacaatgatcatagcaacaaagagaaaaataattacaatatgataatgatcataataacaatgatggtggtattaataactgataatgataatgctgctgatgatgataatgatgatgatgttaatagtaagaataataatgaataatactgatagcaatatGATTAATGAAATTGATGCCCAACAGTTAGACCGTTCTAACACTCAACGGCTCGAGGCCAGAGAGCTAGACTGCTTAAGCAGCCCTCAAGGAATTCCGACGTATACGCCTCGCGATTTTATCAAAGTAATACAGGATTACAGGACCTAATCTTTACATGATCACTGCTTTTATAAAGTGTAGGAACCTTGTGTATCCTTTATCACGGTGTTTGTTCTGAACCGGTCACATATCTTTCCTTTATACATCAAACATTCGTAACCTCAAACTATTCACACTCGATGTTTCTGCTacacattgttttatttttttattttatttttatgactgACGATTTCTTCAGCTAGACACAAGCTCCCTTGAACAGTGGAACATCTGTGATAGATGTAAAGCAGAAGTAATCAATAGGTTATCCCGATTCATTAGATCATATATACTACTAATCAATACTTATGTTATATAACAAAAATCTGGCATCCACAGTGTCATGTAAATAAATCTCTCGGGAGTGTCCCTTATTGAATTCGACTCCAGCTTAAATGTAGACTGCTCCAAACACGAAGAGTCGAAGAGAACTAAGGGGTATAACTTCGAACACAGCCAGCAATTCACTGGAAGTCCAACAGCAGAGTACTGTATTATTGAATAGGATTCCTACACAAAAAGGATCGTGGACAACCTCACGCAGGTGAGTGTCAGGTTTATGATACGTATTTGCACACGTACGCCTGGCATTGCAAATCACACTAAAAACCTGTTTGATTTGGAACTTCTCAAGACACCACGACAAACGTAAAGACTCACACTCATGCACAAGGTTGCAATCATCGTGATTAAATACTGACAAACGCGAATATTTACAGACAACAATGAAACGTACGAAAAAATAAGATCAGTATACACCACACAAACACTTCTTTACAAACACAGGAACAGGTAAAACAAGAACAGCTGAAACATTTACAAATGATTTAACTTACACAAAACACTAAATATTTAGAGCAGCTGAAACATTTTCAAACATTTTAAACATACATTACAAGACCTACACTTACAGAAAACACTACCATTCACAACAGCTGAAACATTCACAAACAACTGAAACAGACATTACAGTACCTCCTGTTACATCTACAGCTACACAAACACACTGCCATTTAGTCTATTCCTTCAGAACCCCTCTATAAACCCACCCTAACTAGTTAAACTCCATAGAGACTGAAGATTACTAAACCAAAGTGATAATAGTGTCACTAGAAATACCAAATAAGGAaacgaaaatgagggagggatagaCACACATGATGACGAAGattcactcactcctctccctcgtcgAAAATACTATGGATATGACAAAGTACAG from the Penaeus vannamei isolate JL-2024 chromosome 33, ASM4276789v1, whole genome shotgun sequence genome contains:
- the LOC113819366 gene encoding uncharacterized protein isoform X1 — translated: MASTATSVLALWLLCAPRAEAALEEIEATPTNTNGIEIGELSFMQLLLLMLVFLKLVTLYSLGVLPIEIDLGASFTGFTSERGLVDKDAEMSTYLLDCPLQFVCDVDAWANRDHDYYLESLVASWFRNSNHTWQRPDSEVYGGRGTCKEMYPCPFDVQEVVGIRIPGSNALSGTEEESYSFF
- the LOC113819366 gene encoding uncharacterized protein isoform X2; this translates as MIEEVEVTPSNTNGVELGELSFMQFLLLLLIFLKFVTLYSVGVLPVEIDLGGLFEESTSARGFVNKEAEMSTYLLDCPLQFVCDVDAWANRDHDYYLESLVASWFRNSNHTWQRPDSEVYGGRGTCKEMYPCPFDVQEVVGIRIPGSNALSGTEEESYSFF